The following proteins are co-located in the Polystyrenella longa genome:
- a CDS encoding ParB/RepB/Spo0J family partition protein: MDGYGVQEDQAYQDNQGFQPEQGGQHEQGAQEEQVVAGKRRLGRGLSALLGGKSQEGERIVEGEEHFQASNSEDKNHIAVELIERNPSQPRKQFSELALNDLAQSIKMHGLLQPVLVRSHEGRYQLIAGERRWLAAKQAGLTSIPCRVLELSDQYVAEAALEENLKREDLNALEKGEAFKEMLEKFSLRVEDLATRMSMDRSTVTNLIRLLELSEPVKEELRNDRITNGHARALLAVTDHEAQVNICQQIINDKVSVRKTEKLVKDWQKQGDEGAEVIQFPGNEKQDKKQPPEMNNHIASLQEQLRQVLGSQVEIKLKTNDTGNIVIPFNSNEDFERILNIVRNAA, from the coding sequence ATGGATGGATATGGTGTACAGGAAGATCAGGCTTACCAGGATAATCAAGGCTTCCAGCCGGAACAGGGTGGACAGCATGAGCAGGGGGCTCAGGAAGAACAGGTCGTCGCCGGCAAGCGACGTCTGGGGCGCGGATTAAGCGCGCTGCTGGGCGGAAAAAGTCAGGAAGGCGAACGGATTGTCGAAGGAGAAGAACATTTCCAGGCAAGCAATTCAGAAGACAAAAATCACATCGCCGTCGAACTGATCGAACGCAATCCGTCTCAACCCCGAAAACAATTCAGCGAACTTGCGTTAAATGATCTTGCCCAGAGCATCAAAATGCATGGTCTGCTGCAACCAGTCCTCGTGAGATCACATGAAGGACGTTACCAGCTGATCGCGGGTGAACGCCGCTGGCTGGCCGCCAAACAGGCCGGCCTGACCAGCATTCCCTGCCGCGTGCTGGAGCTTTCCGATCAATACGTGGCCGAAGCGGCTCTCGAAGAGAACCTCAAACGAGAAGACTTGAACGCCCTTGAAAAAGGGGAAGCGTTCAAGGAGATGCTCGAAAAATTCTCGTTGCGGGTTGAAGATCTTGCTACCCGCATGAGTATGGACCGATCGACTGTAACGAACCTGATTCGCTTGCTCGAATTGAGCGAGCCGGTCAAAGAAGAACTGCGAAACGATCGCATTACCAACGGACACGCGCGTGCACTCCTGGCCGTCACAGACCATGAAGCCCAAGTGAATATCTGCCAGCAGATCATCAATGACAAAGTCTCTGTTCGCAAAACCGAGAAGTTAGTCAAAGACTGGCAGAAGCAGGGGGATGAAGGTGCCGAAGTTATTCAGTTCCCCGGAAATGAAAAACAGGACAAAAAACAACCTCCCGAAATGAACAACCACATCGCCTCGTTGCAGGAGCAGTTGCGACAGGTGTTAGGGTCACAGGTTGAAATCAAACTGAAAACGAATGACACCGGTAACATCGTCATTCCCTTCAACTCGAATGAAGACTTCGAACGGATCTTGAATATCGTTCGAAATGCCGCCTAG
- a CDS encoding ASCH domain-containing protein produces the protein MSLPASNKPLSSLLPADVDLERPALGIQYPWIELILRGIKTIEVRSWEQNIEANSISMLRRRMLRQITRSSGRENMN, from the coding sequence ATGAGTCTGCCCGCTTCAAACAAACCTTTAAGCAGTCTACTTCCCGCAGACGTCGATCTTGAACGTCCGGCGCTCGGTATTCAATATCCGTGGATCGAGCTCATCCTGCGTGGCATTAAAACAATTGAGGTGCGGAGCTGGGAACAGAATATCGAGGCAAACTCTATCTCTATGCTTCGAAGGCGCATGCTCAGACAGATTACTCGCAGCAGCGGACGCGAGAACATGAACTGA